Within Anopheles nili chromosome 3, idAnoNiliSN_F5_01, whole genome shotgun sequence, the genomic segment GCATTCGTGTTGTGTGTGTCGGTGGCTTTGATCTTAGGTGAAAGCCGTCAATGGGGCCGCCGGGTGGCTGGTGACCGCCTGCTGGACTACGCCGTTGTCGTGAACAACTCGCTTCCTGTTCCGGAGAAGAGTTCCATCCATCGGTACCTGCCGGCGGTGGTAGGTGGTGTCCCTTTCTCGCGGGACAGCTTACGTTCGGGTTAGAAACCGATGCAACGATTTCCTATTTTTGTGTTCTTCATAGGGCTCCTTCCGGCCACCGAACATAACGGCTATCTACGCACGGGACAACGTGCCTGCGGGCCGTGGTGGATATGCCGGAATAGTGTCCGGGGGTTTGAATCAGTCCAACGTGACGCTTAAGCTCACCTCGCAATCGTACCAGCGGTTCAACTTCACGATTGAGATCTACGGCAAGTAAGGATACCCAAGAAAGTCCAAAGGGACGTGGATTAGGCGCCCAGCTGTAGATGGATTtgtaagaaaataaaaatcga encodes:
- the LOC128723608 gene encoding probable salivary secreted peptide; the protein is MKAIVVAFVLCVSVALILGESRQWGRRVAGDRLLDYAVVVNNSLPVPEKSSIHRYLPAVGSFRPPNITAIYARDNVPAGRGGYAGIVSGGLNQSNVTLKLTSQSYQRFNFTIEIYGK